One stretch of Miscanthus floridulus cultivar M001 chromosome 18, ASM1932011v1, whole genome shotgun sequence DNA includes these proteins:
- the LOC136522894 gene encoding aquaporin NIP1-4-like — protein sequence MARREDDSYTNGSVFEASVEEGRKDKSEAYAIDEPQPAAEAEADDDALCGMSASVSFIQQLIAEFFATFFLIFAGCGVITVDDMNSKATFPGIAVVWGMTVMAMIYAVGHVSGAHINPAVTVGFAISGRFPWRKVPAYMLVQTVAATMASLVLRLMFGEQHLRASVTVHAHGGSNIQSLVLEFFITFYLMFVVMAVATDDRAVGQMAGLAVGGTIILNALFAGPVSGASMNPARSIGPALVGNKYRSLWVYIFGPFAGAAAGAWAYNLIRRTDKTLAEVTKSARQTN from the exons ATGGCAAGGCGAGAAGACGACTCCTACACCAACGGGTCGGTGTTCGAGGCGTCCGTGGAGGAAGGGAGGAAGGACAAGTCGGAAGCGTACGCCATCGACGAGCCGCAGCCTGCTGCTGAGGCAGAGGCTGACGACGATGCGCTCTGCGGCATGTCGGCCTCAGTTTCTTTCATTCAGCAG CTCATTGCGGAGTTCTTTGCAACGTTCTTCCTGATCTTCGCCGGCTGCGGGGTTATCACGGTGGACGACATGAACAGCAAGGCCACGTTCCCAGGCATCGCCGTGGTGTGGGGGATGACCGTCATGGCCATGATCTATGCCGTTGGACACGTCTCCGGCGCGCACATCAACCCCGCCGTCACCGTCGGCTTCGCAATCTCTGGCCGGTTCCCCTGGAGGAAG GTCCCGGCGTACATGCTGGTGCAGACGGTGGCCGCGACGATGGCGAGCCTGGTGCTGCGGCTGATGTTCGGCGAGCAGCACCTGCGCGCCTCGGTGACGGTGCATGCACACGGCGGTTCCAACATCCAGTCGCTCGTGTTGGAGTTCTTCATCACCTTCTACCTCATGTTCGTGGTCATGGCCGTGGCCACCGACGACCGAGCG GTCGGGCAGATGGCTGGGCTTGCGGTGGGCGGAACCATCATACTCAACGCGCTGTTTGCTGG GCCAGTGTCTGGAGCGTCGATGAACCCGGCGAGAAGCATCGGACCGGCGCTGGTGGGGAACAAGTACAGGTCTCTGTGGGTGTACATCTTCGGGCCGTTCGCCGGGGCGGCGGCCGGAGCGTGGGCGTACAATCTCATCCGCCGCACCGACAAGACGCTTGCCGAGGTCACCAAGAGCGCCAGACAAACTAACTGA